The DNA segment CTATAcggaagaaactctacaacacCAAGAAACAAACCCAACAGCTTAGACTTGTACACTGCAGCGATAAGAGCTCTTTTCAACTCTTCACTAGGACTTTGTTGAGCATCTTGAAAAGGATTATCTTTTTCGAGCTCAACAATTTTGCTCACACACTGATCCTTGAAGTGTTGCAGAAAGATCGAATTTGTGGCGGCCTTAATAAATTCATAGAAGAAAATCTGGGAACCTGTAAAtgatgggcttggacagggcccACCAACCTTAAAGGGCAGCAGGAATCGTTCCTCCAATTTCTCCATCTTTTCTGGGGATGTGCTTTTCAGATCATGAAGGAACTTCTCATCAAAATTTCCTTGGTCATCAAGCTCCAGAGTGCCACAGCAGCTAGTCATGAGTTGTCCAAGAACAAGACGGGCCAAGTGTGACAAGTTGCACGGATCACTGCAGGTATCAAGAATTTCAGCAACTCTGTGTGGAAACTGGGCGCTAAACTTTTCTCCTGAGCAAAACTGGTGCCGCTGCCAGTCACGAAACAGGTTGTAAAAGAGGTCCCTCTGTTTTCGGAATGCACGAAAGTTGTTTTCAGAAGCAAAATGCTTGCGGCTGTCTGTAGTACTGTCGAAAGCAACACCTTGAATTGAGGAAGACCAGAACCTCGAGAGTGGCTCCACACAATCAACAAGACTAACAATGCTGGAGTAGAGTTGGGGCGCAAACGTCGCAATGTGCTGCACATTTGAAAGCAACTTCAGTGTTGGCTTGTCCAAGAAGCAAAGCCACTGCAGAATGCCCTGCAGCACAGCAGCTGCAAAGTAAATGCAGTTGTGCACAGACTCCAAGAGTTTAGTAGAATGTGGTTCTTCACTCAGCCTTGGTTCTTCCTTCACTGTCAGTAGCTTCAGCAGGAAAAAGAGTTCAATTGTTAGGTTGACCACAAGGCCCTTGTTTAAAAGTGCAGCATAAACTGCAGCCACATCATCAAGCTTTTCCCGTTCGGTGATGCAATCTGGTGCTGGTACAATGTAACTGTCCGCTTGTACTTCTTCTGTAGAGTGAATATTAGTGTCGGCGGAAACAACTGCAGGTGCTGTGGTCCGGTGTTTCTTATCTCGACGCTGTGCTGAGCTGCAGCTTTGTGGCGCAGCGCTGAGCCGCAGTTGCAATGCATCCGTCCTCTTGAACTGGTTTCTCGTTGACTCTTTGGATTCTTTCTGCCCATGCCTAGGTCGACAGCCCTCCTTCCGTTGACATTCGTGAGAAACCTCGGGAGGCAAAAAGTCTTTCAGCGTCAGCTTCCTCCAGTTCGATTTGACAGGTGTTGGCGTTATTCTTCGGATTGGCCTAGTGCTTTCCACAGCCTCATTAACAGCCGGAAATGCTGCGCAGTCAGCAATGTCGGGTGCGCGCGCAGCCACACCAAGAGTGGCCGGTGTCGATCTGTCCTTGAATACCGTTCGCTTCTCATTCCGATGCGACGTCGTGGATTTGAACGCTGAAATGTCAACGCCGCTGGCGCGTGACGTGTCGCATTTGGCAGAAGCTGCCGGCAACGCCGACTTGTCGCAGTCGCCGACCCTGACGGTGCACTGACGACGGCCAACCACCGTTGGCGGCGATTTCACGctgagagcgctttcgagcttggcGGTACGAGCGGTGCCGCAGTTCGCGACTCTCGAGGGCGCCGCATTCGGCTGCTGTGGCCTTGCTTGCGACGACGCCTGCTGGATGAGCGGGCATTGGTCCCGTATAAAGTTAATGAAAGCTTCTACGAAGTCCTTCCTTTGAGAACGCAGCAATTTGAGATCGGGAAGAGAAGGCTCGTACTGCGGGTCTGTCAGCCATTGCAGTAGCTCTTCCGATGACAGCGTTTTCGAAAGCAATAAATCCAAAACAACCGCCATCAGAGGTTCCTTTTGACAAATACAGGCACTACGGTAACAGACAATACGCGTTACATAAACTGTCTTGAACAGACGTCACCGTTCCTCCACTTGAGAACTTCAAAATTGAAAACAGTTGTTGTTGCAGAGCCAGTGACACCAGACGGATTGGCAGCCACGCCGAAGAATAGGCACGAGATATACCGACTTTCTTATTATCGTTATTATGCCAAACTAGCATTATAATTTTAAGAAAAATATAATATAATGAAGTATTAAGAAGCAAGTTAACTTAGATTACTGTCTTCAACACGTTTCTAACCGGCGACGCAAGTTTCGGTATCAACCACTAATCTCCACTAGGTGATgttggtagtggttttattaaaaataatagtaaaaaggaaggaaaaaaaaaaggaaggaaggaagcaaaagAAGATGCATGATATAATCTAACTGAGTAGATGAAATGTAGTGCTGTAGTCACTGCAACCAGGCATCAGCAGACACTGCATTTCCACTTATTTttatgtacagtattgtgcgtttttatcgtgaaaactttcaaaagtttccccgcctcaaccgctggctcatttgccgtgaaactgcacacatagcctgcgtattatggtaacttttgtatcgtaggaagttttacaacggtacttacttagttgagccgtgcatgatgcgaaaacataatcgtctacgtagagatcggcaaccaaaacccgcagacgacgctttttcgctgacgGGCGGATGTGgtgccatctgtttgcggtagcgcaaagcgtcacgacaaggccgtcgaggagagcgttgcaaggagcgcgggccgtttgaatatgccgttcctgtcgtttcgtctgcttctactgaagcgcttacaacattttcgactaattaagcggaaaaatatcagaacaaatgatttaacgaggctttaccttttaaagaatattgtttgcaatgctcgcctcggcggccttgttgtgacggtttccactgcccaaaacagatggcgccactgccgcccttcagcgaaaaagcgtcgtctgcgggttttggttgccgatctctacgtagacgattacgttttcgcatcatgcacggctcaactaagtaagcaccgttgtgaaacttgctacgacacaaaagttaccatagtacgcatgctctgtgtgcagtttcacggcaaatgagccagcggttgaggcggggaaattttttaaagtgttcacgataaaaacgcacaacactgtacatTTGTCGCGTTCAGTTTAGGTTTTGTGCAGAAAAAAGCTCTGAGTAACTTTGCGATCGCCATGATGATCCCCTGCCCCAGTAATTCTTGCTACAAAATATTGTAAGTGAACATTGCAAGAATATAAGAACTGAGCATTGCCATATACTCTGCTGCAGTGAATAGCAGGCAGCTGATTAAAAAATTACGATTTGTAAAGAAATGAGGCCTTGTGATGTGACATTAGTGAATTTATTGAAAACCCAATTAAATTGCACTCAGATTTACTtgcatgaggaaaaaaaaaatttatttctgttAATAATACTGACAACTGCTTTCAATTGCAATTGTATGACCTTTTCTTCAAGAATGCTTGCTTTAATTGACTGATTTACATTTCCTCCTAACGACTTTTTTCTAGCTGTGCATTGATGTGGAACTCCGATTTAAGCGGATCTTTGGAGATATAGAAGGAAAACTCAAAGCAGTAGCTCAAGTATTTTCTTCCAAAGAAGGACGCAGATGCACATTTCTTGCCATGGAAAGCATTTACAAGGCCATTCCAAGCACGCATTCATCAACGAGGTTTGTGAAATATTTCTTACTCATTCATCTAACAGTTTCTTTGGCATCCTGGCCTTTCATGatgagaaactttttttttattttgatcaaATCCTCTTGAAAAATCTCATGTTCTTTGTGTACCATGTTTCACTATGGTGAGAATACCAGCGATGATTTAAGTATGAATGGTTGCTCACTGGCTCTAATTTAACGTTCCACAGATCCCACTGCCTGAAGTTGCAAGTGACTGCACCTCATGTATGTACCTGTGCTGAACACACTTGCGTTTACGCTGGAAGTAGTAAAGAAGTGATCTCGATCAGCAGCGGCAACCTAGAGCGTGCCCTCATCTTCTGCCTGCTGACGTATTACATATAATCCTCGACTATCCGCCGGAATTTTCCGCCATACTCGTTCTGCCGCTGAAGATTGCCCTGCCAGACACTGGCGAACCGACTTAAGAGCCTTTCCATGCTCTTGAAAAAGTTTAATTTGTTCTAATTTTCTGGAAAGAAACTTCTTTCAATTGTTCACTTTCTAATATATGTTGAAGTATGTTTTCTAGATATAAAttcagcaagtttttttttaaaactgcagTACACAAGTTATACTTATGCGAGTGTTGCTGCAGGCTTATAGCACTGTAAAATGTTACGAGTTATTGGCCATGTCATTgtgcttgaaagaaaaaaactggtaatggcgcaagaaacccgggacacagaaggcacacaaaagacaggactgacgccaacttacaactggggtttattgcacctagcctgccttttataccacaaccaagccatatcaacaaatgcgtaaacgttgtacatatcaaacggcaattcatgcgaacactggcaacaaagtaacgctgatcactacagaatctaatctacacagagcttgggaagccaacttcttttctggccagcagaaataataacatcatccaaggggcatgacaagtccacactatcaatttatgaaacgcgtgaattaagaaggcgaaaaagagcacgaattgaacgacaatgagataaaaccacgtgaaaaaaaaaaaagatgacaataatgagggatgaagtctgaagatacagcgcctagcgtcaagtgataaaaactgaatatcattcctgtaaaaaaacagtcgtcttagcgtctaaaaaactaaaaattgtaaaacaccgaaagaaaggacgaaacaagagcacaaaaccaagggaaatctgcgaactacaaaAAACCTATAAAAGACGTCTCGGTACTACTAAGAATAATGGAAGGCCTGCTAACGCATTTGTTTCCaatgaaatatgcctcaacaatctctctctcagttttatcttttccactcttcaaaaatctagttttgtcgaattcgggacggcacttagaacagctattgcagtggtcaacgaggaagctcctttcgtacgttgcgcaagtttcgggaatgttcacttgcacgctcattaaaacaacgacctgtttgcccgatgtaaacgaggccacagctaagcggtatctcataaaccacttgtgtcctgcattgcgtgaactttttttggtgttttatggTGCAAGCCGGCCGTTTCTCTGTTGGTCATGGCACAAAGTCTTGAAAGCTTACAAGGCGCGGTGAATACAACCTGAACAATGTGTCTGCTCGCTATTTGCTTAAtattatgcgacaccttgtgaaTACACGGTATTACTGTTACTGATGAATGCGAAACCGGCTCCCTGATGCGAGTGAGTTGCTTAAGTTTCTGGAAAAGCATTTCGCAAACTGCCGAAATTAGACAAAGCGGATAACCTGCCTGTTTTTGCCTTTCAACTTGAGTGCGAAAGCTTGTTGACAACATGTGGGGGCAGGATTTGTTTAAGGCAGATTGCAGGGAGTTAGAAACAATCGCGCGTTTCACAAGCTTTGAATGAgcgctgtcaaatggtagcaaGCCTTTCTTAGAACGCGGGTTGTACATCCAACAGAGACCTTTTTCCGGAAACAATaacttgatatctaaaaactggagTTGGCCGTCCGTAGGGACCTCCTTGGTAAACGTGAGACCCTGGCCGTGGCTTGAGAAAACGGACACAATCCTCGTGACGGCAGCTTCTAAATCCTGTTCCGGATTGTCCTTCATAATGACCAAgaaatcgtcgacatacctgtgTATGGAAACTACATGAGGGTCACTGATATGTCTGCTGATGTCCGCTCCTACCACTGAAAGGAAGATGTCGCAAAGGACGGGTGCAACAGAAGAACCGATGCAGATTCCTTTCTTCTGGACGTAGAACTTTCCCTCGTAGGAAATTGCGGTGGATTTCAAGTAGAATTCTAATAGCGTAATGAAATTATCAGTGCTTATTCCAGCGGCATTTTGGAAGCGAACTTCTCCTGTAGATAGGGTTTTATCCCTGACCGCTCTTAGGAGTCCTTGGTGAGGAACCGAGTAGTACAGTTACCTCTATGTCAATGGAGAACGCGGTGTACTTGTGGGCGGGCAAAGCCTCTAAATGCTTAATAACGTCCGATGAACTGCGCACAAGGAAAGGGTCATCGGTTACCAGTGTGCCAAGGTTTGTCTGGAGGTAGCGGCTAACGAGATGTTGCCAAGTTCCTTTTTCTGACACGATGGTGCGCAGCGGGAATCCAGGCTTGTGGGTCtttactgtgatgacccccataatgcgcaggtccacacgggacggagaggcaaagagacaccgtatggctcagtttaaacaaacaggtatattcaataattacacatgaataaggttatacatcagaggctggggcgtccgagcttacgtgccgacgacttcatggaggcgatggagtggctccggagttgggctcgagcggttgctggcagaagctgcacgccgtcgggcttcggcgctgaaggccctcttggcgaacgatgtcgtcctgagcgtgcttgcagtagaatttcaatagtcgtccgtttcttcgaggatggttcacaaacccttcctctagtgtcgttcggcttggaagatgaacaggaggcgagcttgtagatgatgacagcagagcataattttacaacagaacaaactttgcactactttactcatcgaccgggcaggttagtgcctaagtagcatcacattacatgctaagcatggagccccagctcagactggactgcatccgtttacatgcgcttttaagcacttgattaacaaaggactaagggcggtcatttccagtggcccgcccaaagcatcaattctccaatccaaaataacatgcgagatggggaccacccctttgggttgggcttagcctcgaacccagagtctgttaacaatacaaactaaataaacaacaaaaacgccaccactctctctcaagtgagagtatacacaggctctctcttcggagctaattcactagcgcctgtctttccacattcttggcgagtactgcctgtccgccatgacaggtgtccgtcgcggcccttctgggaagctgtgggtgccttcccggcgatagcccacgacaaagggggggggagggaaagaatgtcgtcttcgcggtatcgcatagcgtcggctgtggtacggcgcgctctggcccgctgacagctcccttgtcctggaatgtaaccggaaattggggaggataaagcctgtttccccggggcggcggcgggtccggtttttctggtcgtcactcaaagagcatggctgggtaattgatgatgccgctgtcacgggtctccgtctacgccgcgccgtcgaacgtggatcctcgtagcacacacggaatgtcacattaCAGTGAAGAACACTTCAAGAAATCCTCCCTTTTCACCCTTTGCCAATTTCTTAATGCCTTCTAGATGCAACTCTTCTAGGATTTGAAGAGCTTCTCCTTTTtgttttcgaactttaaacggGACCTGTTTGAAGTTTTTGTGAATTGCAGCCAATGCCTTTTCACGGAATACACCAGCGGACAGGAGAGCAAAGCCACCCTCCTTATCAGCCTGTAGCGGTACGAGATCATTGTCCTTTAGTGCAGTTGAAAGCTTCTGCAATGGCGGCTTTTTCGAACGACAGCCATGTGCTGTGGCCTTCAGGCAAGCAACGCCGTCGATTATGATTTTTTGTAAATAGTCCCTGACTCATACGTGTTTTATGGAAAAGCATCTGATCTATACGGCAGTCTTGCAATAAAGGaagttggcgctgcttgtgtgttgtctatagtcttcactgaagcatgtctctctacggtgacgaagctatagcacgcgaagataaaaatctagcatgtgttctGGAACTCTTCAAGGACAATTAAgtggtaattcaggaagagttctgTTGGGGTTCAAGCCACAGATTTAAAACTTGGACCTAAGTATTACTTGGTTGTCTGGACTAGTTTAGTGAACTCACAAAAAATTattcggtgatcctaaacatcttcctggAGATCAGCGTCGAAGGTGCAGCTATAGGGTGTCTGCATCGGTAGAAGGGAGGCAATTTTCTAATCTTTTTTTTCCAttctaagaaaataagaatggttggctGGGGCGCACGAACATGTGCATAGAACTATACTGAGAGAAGTGTTAACAACTTATAAAACCACGCTATCATGGCCGAGAGGTGAGACCCCATCTCTTTGTTTCCCT comes from the Amblyomma americanum isolate KBUSLIRL-KWMA chromosome 1, ASM5285725v1, whole genome shotgun sequence genome and includes:
- the dlt gene encoding codanin-1 like protein dlt, with protein sequence MAVVLDLLLSKTLSSEELLQWLTDPQYEPSLPDLKLLRSQRKDFVEAFINFIRDQCPLIQQASSQARPQQPNAAPSRVANCGTARTAKLESALSVKSPPTVVGRRQCTVRVGDCDKSALPAASAKCDTSRASGVDISAFKSTTSHRNEKRTVFKDRSTPATLGVAARAPDIADCAAFPAVNEAVESTRPIRRITPTPVKSNWRKLTLKDFLPPEVSHECQRKEGCRPRHGQKESKESTRNQFKRTDALQLRLSAAPQSCSSAQRRDKKHRTTAPAVVSADTNIHSTEEVQADSYIVPAPDCITEREKLDDVAAVYAALLNKGLVVNLTIELFFLLKLLTVKEEPRLSEEPHSTKLLESVHNCIYFAAAVLQGILQWLCFLDKPTLKLLSNVQHIATFAPQLYSSIVSLVDCVEPLSRFWSSSIQGVAFDSTTDSRKHFASENNFRAFRKQRDLFYNLFRDWQRHQFCSGEKFSAQFPHRVAEILDTCSDPCNLSHLARLVLGQLMTSCCGTLELDDQGNFDEKFLHDLKSTSPEKMEKLEERFLLPFKVGGPCPSPSFTGSQIFFYEFIKAATNSIFLQHFKDQCVSKIVELEKDNPFQDAQQSPSEELKRALIAAVYKSKLLGLFLGVVEFLPYSTIESFPKQYIDQQQTVRNLKPLPLNVTGLIKESVKSKQLAATLTWVVNFLSMMDPIAKTLIAYRDVLWLLFSIYKSPALLQASSAAFFARVLLGWLFEVQSIQSDVLAYAPNDILGQAESLGSFVDGCIIYMCCPYLGELRCILLEHLTGTKTKYGEFRKITPISASESDLKAQLKNQLEENFFHIHPVSVKKTVEFVADRVSSNVAKCLKKDVQAGIAHSRDIISHMNWAEIEKEERQLTIMKLFQQISEKAEKTALEQCKELIEKLLPVLLPPDMQGQAVKMCCYLSTKSAVSKVRQWLKTNVTEKAFRQGISAAPHQANSDQNTSEDKDVSSHYHAASAFNILDRLQDCMRQLQSGRGCTCEDAVKLLELCAESLHSSQEWFPFATTALEQATFDFVLCLAVWCPQACTRDVFDVAVPMWECSHAVKKACKMLYCARNLHLAVTSADTRCTLLKFGELAQVLLYFGLLTVADLEESLKKVLDFELPSLLLELTVCVLSSVLELYKNSNENLSERPD